A section of the Campylobacter lanienae NCTC 13004 genome encodes:
- a CDS encoding cysteine permease — protein MVKFTLSSNDFLDDYVLNCEFCSICKISNGAYKFWKDAISASYQNSRTVFLHKKTIPQKYRYAIKSCSNLDGFVLASAFCSFSGMASSHLVASNGSNLHSLLEIKMVDKFKFVNLKKLYDDLGLAYSAHIYIEKCKYFSPTPFEKRIKITDTLCLGYY, from the coding sequence ATGGTTAAATTTACTTTATCGTCAAATGATTTTTTGGATGATTATGTGCTAAATTGTGAATTTTGTAGTATTTGTAAAATATCAAATGGGGCTTATAAATTTTGGAAAGATGCGATTTCGGCCTCGTATCAAAACTCTCGCACCGTGTTTTTACATAAAAAAACCATCCCGCAAAAATATAGATACGCTATAAAATCGTGTTCAAATTTAGATGGATTTGTATTAGCAAGTGCGTTTTGTTCGTTTAGTGGCATGGCAAGTTCGCATTTGGTGGCGTCAAATGGCTCGAATTTACATAGTTTGCTTGAGATTAAGATGGTGGATAAATTCAAATTTGTCAATCTTAAAAAGCTCTATGATGACCTTGGACTTGCCTATTCGGCGCATATTTATATAGAAAAGTGTAAATATTTTTCGCCAACACCATTTGAAAAGCGTATCAAGATCACTGATACGCTTTGCTTGGGGTATTATTAG
- a CDS encoding flagellin B, which produces MSFRINTNIAAMNAHANSQITDRELTSSLGRLSSGLRIQTAADDASGLVIADSLKSQANSLGQAISNGNDAIGIVQTADKAMDEQIKILDTIKTKAIQAAQDGQNSDSRRALQNDISRLLEELDMIATTTSFNGQQLLNGNFSNKNFQIGAYSNETAKVSIGATNSNTIGHTRFETTLNTYVSVVSLISTGDTLTIKLSGVDGYPNGYEFQAIDADTLKSEGYKAVAEMMNGVSDKTGVKVNVNNTQVMSAAIAGGTINDLKINGVTIGNVTFKANDSDNTLIAAINAKKDETGVEASLDNGRLVLAAKDGRAITVDTNSAGGLSNAGGKETAFSTGGVIYLGQLTFVRQDARDIKIGLNGMSTVASTVFSSNAAISKASVASNAYNQASVNLKYMNAGTISATIAKAMGFFNGGASDAGQQVDQAGGVNTYGGAQAMVDVAESARKTLDKLRADLGSVQNQLVATINNITVTQVNVKSAESQIRDVDFASESANFSKFNILAQSGSYAMSQANAVQQNILRLLQ; this is translated from the coding sequence ATGAGTTTTAGAATCAACACTAACATAGCAGCGATGAATGCTCATGCTAACTCACAAATCACAGATAGAGAGCTTACTAGCTCACTTGGTCGCCTTAGTTCAGGCCTTAGAATTCAAACAGCAGCTGATGATGCTTCTGGCTTAGTTATTGCTGACTCATTAAAAAGCCAAGCTAACTCATTAGGTCAAGCTATATCTAATGGTAATGACGCAATAGGTATAGTCCAAACAGCTGATAAAGCTATGGATGAACAGATTAAAATACTAGATACTATTAAAACCAAAGCTATCCAAGCAGCTCAAGATGGTCAAAATAGTGATTCTAGAAGAGCCCTTCAAAATGATATTAGCAGACTTCTTGAAGAGCTAGATATGATAGCTACTACTACAAGCTTTAATGGACAACAACTACTAAATGGTAACTTTAGTAATAAAAACTTCCAAATAGGTGCTTATAGCAATGAAACTGCTAAGGTAAGTATAGGGGCTACAAATTCAAATACTATAGGGCATACGAGGTTTGAGACTACTTTGAATACTTATGTATCTGTGGTGTCGCTAATCTCAACTGGCGATACTTTGACAATAAAACTCAGTGGTGTTGATGGTTATCCTAATGGCTATGAATTTCAAGCTATAGATGCGGATACTCTAAAATCAGAAGGTTACAAAGCTGTAGCTGAAATGATGAATGGTGTAAGTGATAAAACTGGTGTAAAAGTAAATGTAAATAATACTCAAGTTATGTCCGCGGCAATAGCTGGTGGTACAATTAATGATTTAAAAATCAATGGTGTTACAATCGGAAATGTAACATTTAAAGCAAATGATAGCGATAATACCTTAATCGCAGCGATCAATGCTAAAAAGGATGAAACAGGCGTAGAAGCTAGTTTAGATAACGGAAGACTAGTCTTAGCAGCTAAAGATGGTAGAGCTATAACAGTAGATACAAATTCCGCTGGTGGATTAAGTAATGCAGGTGGTAAAGAAACCGCATTTAGTACAGGTGGCGTAATTTATTTAGGTCAATTAACTTTTGTCCGCCAAGATGCTAGGGATATTAAAATAGGCTTAAATGGTATGTCGACTGTTGCTTCTACAGTATTTAGTTCAAACGCAGCAATAAGCAAGGCTTCTGTAGCTTCAAATGCCTACAATCAAGCTAGTGTAAATTTAAAATATATGAATGCTGGAACAATTAGTGCCACGATAGCTAAAGCAATGGGATTTTTCAATGGCGGAGCTTCTGATGCAGGTCAGCAAGTAGATCAAGCCGGTGGGGTAAATACCTATGGTGGTGCTCAAGCTATGGTGGATGTAGCAGAATCAGCTAGAAAAACTTTGGATAAACTAAGAGCAGATCTAGGCTCAGTCCAAAACCAATTAGTAGCAACTATCAATAACATCACAGTTACCCAAGTCAATGTCAAATCAGCTGAAAGTCAGATAAGGGATGTGGATTTTGCTAGTGAGAGTGCGAATTTCTCTAAATTCAATATCCTAGCTCAAAGTGGTAGCTACGCCATGAGCCAAGCCAACGCCGTCCAACAAAATATTTTAAGATTGTTACAATAA
- a CDS encoding acyltransferase has translation MQKHIRENGNVIYGDLSKQVNLKLDFKGKNNIVFFAGGSRNVNIIFDSDDGFVFIGNNVIFAGVIKIHNNSLCFIDDNSTFNGTSIEAFEAKNIFFGRDCMFSWGIWLSTTDYHPLMDCNTNNRINFSKSIYIGDHVWCGRDVGILKDAFIATGSVIGAKSVVSKMCYSNAVNAGVINKEIKQDTFWLRNSIGNKAWNKKHTEQYSNVAINDFKYTYNQNEFLSPKAIEAKLDSLNTAQEKLEFVYDAIYMNKNKNRFAYFKDMPYDIPLPKYESKFKLLKFEEIEPAPPKPTTPQPTPQEQINSLKEEINKKDIEIKNLKLTNQKAQNIKNHLSYKLGNALIKAHKQWYKGGYIKFIFEAIKIKNEHKFKR, from the coding sequence ATGCAAAAACATATAAGAGAAAATGGAAATGTGATTTATGGAGATTTATCTAAACAAGTAAATTTGAAATTAGATTTTAAAGGCAAAAATAATATTGTATTCTTTGCTGGCGGAAGCAGGAATGTGAATATTATATTTGATAGCGATGATGGATTTGTATTTATTGGAAATAATGTTATATTTGCTGGAGTAATAAAAATACATAACAATTCTTTATGTTTTATAGATGATAACTCTACTTTTAACGGCACTTCAATCGAAGCGTTTGAAGCTAAGAATATATTTTTTGGTAGAGATTGTATGTTTTCATGGGGGATATGGTTATCAACAACTGATTATCATCCATTAATGGATTGCAATACTAATAACAGAATTAATTTTTCTAAAAGTATTTATATTGGAGATCATGTGTGGTGTGGACGCGATGTTGGTATTTTAAAAGATGCTTTCATTGCCACAGGGTCGGTTATTGGTGCTAAAAGCGTAGTGTCTAAGATGTGCTACTCTAATGCTGTCAATGCTGGTGTAATCAATAAAGAAATTAAGCAAGATACATTTTGGTTACGTAACTCTATTGGCAATAAGGCATGGAATAAAAAACATACTGAGCAATATTCTAATGTTGCTATTAATGACTTCAAATACACCTACAACCAAAACGAATTCCTATCACCAAAAGCGATTGAAGCCAAGCTAGATTCCCTAAACACAGCGCAAGAGAAGTTGGAATTTGTATATGATGCAATCTATATGAATAAAAACAAAAATCGATTTGCTTACTTCAAAGATATGCCTTATGATATCCCTTTGCCAAAATACGAAAGCAAATTTAAACTTTTAAAATTTGAAGAGATAGAACCCGCGCCACCAAAGCCAACCACACCACAACCAACCCCACAAGAGCAGATAAACTCACTTAAAGAAGAGATAAATAAAAAAGATATAGAGATTAAAAATTTAAAACTAACTAACCAAAAAGCCCAAAATATCAAAAATCATTTAAGCTACAAACTAGGAAATGCCCTTATAAAAGCACATAAACAATGGTATAAAGGTGGATATATTAAATTCATATTTGAAGCTATAAAAATCAAAAACGAACACAAATTCAAACGCTAA
- a CDS encoding acetyl-CoA carboxylase biotin carboxylase subunit: MREIKRILIANRGEIALRALRTIQEMGKEAVVVHSTADKDALYVKYADASICIGGARSSESYLHIPAIITACEISEADAIFPGYGFLSENQNFVEICEKHNIKFIGPSVEAMALMSDKSKAKQMMMRAGIPVVPGSDGAIKDIEAAKKLATQIGYPVIIKAAAGGGGRGMRVVEKEEDLEKSFWSAESEAMSAFGDGTMYMEKYISNPRHIEVQVLGDEYGNVIHVGERDCSMQRRHQKLIEESPAVILDDKTRAELHQTAVNAAKAIGYTGAGTFEFLYDQRDNKFYFIEMNTRLQVEHCVSEMCSGLDLIEWMIRISQGERLPEQKDIKLSGHSIECRITAEDPKSFTPNPGKITKYVAPGGRNVRMDSHVYEGYSVPPYYDSMIGKLIVHDIDRNRAIAKMKVALDELIIQGIKTTKDFHINMMNNDDFINNLYDTNYLSKH; the protein is encoded by the coding sequence ATGAGAGAGATCAAAAGAATCCTAATAGCAAATCGTGGTGAAATAGCCCTTAGAGCACTTAGAACTATCCAAGAGATGGGCAAAGAAGCAGTTGTAGTGCATTCTACAGCTGATAAAGATGCTCTTTATGTTAAATACGCTGATGCTAGTATCTGTATAGGTGGTGCTAGAAGTAGCGAGAGCTATCTACATATCCCAGCTATTATCACAGCTTGCGAGATTAGCGAAGCTGATGCGATATTTCCAGGTTATGGATTTTTGAGTGAAAATCAAAATTTCGTAGAAATTTGCGAAAAACACAATATCAAATTTATAGGCCCAAGTGTAGAGGCTATGGCTTTAATGAGTGATAAAAGCAAAGCCAAACAGATGATGATGAGAGCGGGAATTCCAGTTGTCCCAGGTAGTGATGGCGCTATCAAAGATATAGAAGCAGCTAAGAAATTAGCCACTCAAATAGGCTATCCAGTGATTATAAAAGCAGCCGCAGGTGGCGGTGGCCGTGGTATGAGAGTGGTAGAGAAAGAAGAGGATTTAGAAAAGAGCTTTTGGTCAGCTGAAAGCGAGGCTATGAGTGCCTTTGGTGATGGAACAATGTATATGGAAAAATATATCTCAAATCCACGCCACATAGAGGTTCAAGTCCTAGGCGATGAGTATGGCAATGTAATCCATGTAGGTGAAAGAGACTGCTCAATGCAACGCCGCCACCAAAAATTAATAGAAGAGAGCCCAGCAGTAATTTTGGATGATAAAACTAGGGCCGAACTCCACCAAACAGCCGTAAATGCTGCTAAAGCTATAGGATATACGGGTGCTGGGACTTTTGAGTTTTTATACGATCAAAGAGATAATAAATTTTATTTTATTGAGATGAATACAAGACTCCAAGTCGAGCATTGTGTGAGCGAAATGTGTAGCGGGCTAGATCTTATAGAGTGGATGATACGAATCTCACAAGGCGAGAGATTGCCAGAGCAAAAAGATATCAAATTAAGCGGCCACTCAATCGAGTGTAGAATCACAGCCGAAGACCCAAAAAGCTTCACCCCAAATCCAGGTAAAATCACAAAATATGTCGCCCCAGGCGGTAGAAATGTCAGAATGGATAGCCATGTTTATGAGGGTTATAGCGTTCCGCCGTATTATGATAGCATGATAGGCAAATTAATCGTCCATGATATAGATAGAAATAGAGCTATTGCCAAGATGAAAGTCGCACTTGATGAGCTAATCATACAAGGGATCAAAACAACTAAAGATTTTCATATAAATATGATGAATAATGATGATTTTATCAATAATTTATATGATACAAACTACCTATCAAAGCATTAA
- a CDS encoding ComF family protein, with protein sequence MRCVKCAKISLKLICKDCQKILSEYQQGCRLVDGFKVYYFYKYSDIKEILSTKHHLCGSFAISNLARLSLTKFASEFSFGSKVLVIPLDDNTKSGYSHTAILAKALSNSELSPLYRALRATNSVKYAGKSLEFRRKNPRQFKLLKQIKYPVILVDDIITTGSSMLEAQKLLKRAGVRVLFGLVLADARE encoded by the coding sequence ATGCGATGTGTGAAATGTGCTAAAATATCGCTTAAATTGATATGTAAAGATTGCCAAAAGATACTTAGTGAGTATCAGCAAGGTTGTAGATTAGTAGATGGATTTAAGGTATATTATTTTTATAAATATAGTGATATAAAAGAGATTTTATCTACTAAGCATCATCTTTGTGGCTCATTTGCGATTTCGAATTTAGCTCGTTTGAGCCTAACCAAATTCGCTAGTGAGTTTAGCTTTGGGAGCAAGGTTTTAGTAATTCCGCTTGATGATAATACAAAAAGCGGATATTCTCATACTGCTATCCTAGCCAAGGCTTTATCAAATTCAGAATTATCACCGCTTTATAGGGCGTTGCGTGCTACAAATAGCGTGAAATATGCTGGAAAGTCTTTGGAGTTTCGTCGCAAAAATCCACGGCAATTCAAGCTTTTAAAGCAGATTAAATATCCTGTAATCTTAGTAGATGATATAATCACCACCGGCTCTAGTATGCTAGAGGCTCAAAAGCTCTTAAAAAGAGCCGGAGTCAGGGTGCTTTTTGGCCTAGTTTTAGCCGATGCTAGGGAGTAG
- the accB gene encoding acetyl-CoA carboxylase biotin carboxyl carrier protein — MTRDEIKELISFFDETNINKIKIKDGDFVIELEKHEPCEQVAPAPACPPIPAPAPINVVVNEKTVTTSTATDTLNAPMVGTFYIAPSPGAPSFVKVGQTVKKGDTIGIIEAMKIMNEIEAEFDCRITKALIADGQPVEFGMALFEVEKL, encoded by the coding sequence ATGACAAGAGACGAAATTAAAGAGCTTATTAGTTTTTTTGATGAGACAAACATTAATAAAATTAAGATAAAAGATGGTGATTTCGTAATCGAGCTAGAAAAACACGAGCCATGCGAGCAAGTAGCCCCAGCCCCAGCTTGCCCTCCGATCCCAGCCCCAGCCCCAATCAATGTAGTAGTAAATGAAAAAACAGTAACTACTTCAACAGCAACTGATACATTAAACGCACCGATGGTAGGGACATTTTATATAGCTCCAAGTCCAGGCGCTCCAAGCTTTGTTAAGGTAGGTCAAACAGTGAAAAAAGGCGATACTATAGGTATTATAGAAGCGATGAAAATTATGAATGAGATTGAAGCTGAGTTTGATTGTAGAATTACAAAAGCCCTAATCGCAGATGGTCAGCCGGTGGAATTTGGTATGGCGTTATTTGAGGTTGAAAAACTATGA
- a CDS encoding efflux transporter outer membrane subunit, translated as MNKVITILIAAIISGCSLRPDMIEIQQEYRYQMDYYSVNEKWWESFGDEKLNLLIEKSLQNNSDLLIALNNIEKARISLRLDRLEYLPNITLEGQAIKDSRADSSKNNINNFSLSAVLSYELDLWGRVRDQANASEALYNATKFDYESARISLASSVANAYFLLISLREQEQILKDTLISYIQSVEYRAMQLASGEIDELVYAQTVATADEARAQLAGLQTQISQANSALAILVGGSLNEILYDNMNVAISLPMLPDVPSGVSSDILLKRADVASALERLKSSNFLVGVARTQWLPQISITGMFGYSSNELDTLISSNQSVWSVGGSLLAPLIDFGRTYNRVELANLDQNASFLAYDKAVKNAFSEIRTALDSRKNSMIKAQSTANLVASQQKVYDIAQSRYEAGYSTHLELLDSQRNLLSAKLSLSGANLEAANSIVSVFKAFGGGFEYESDEETRQKLTQDGLN; from the coding sequence ATGAATAAGGTTATAACAATTTTAATAGCAGCTATTATAAGTGGTTGCTCTCTTCGCCCTGATATGATAGAGATACAACAAGAGTATAGATATCAGATGGACTATTATAGTGTTAATGAGAAGTGGTGGGAGAGTTTTGGCGATGAGAAATTAAATTTATTAATCGAAAAATCACTACAAAACAATAGCGATCTGCTCATTGCTTTAAACAATATAGAAAAAGCCAGAATAAGCCTTAGGCTAGATAGACTTGAATACCTTCCAAATATCACGCTAGAAGGCCAAGCAATCAAAGATAGTAGAGCAGATAGCAGTAAGAATAATATAAATAACTTCTCTCTAAGTGCTGTTTTGAGCTATGAGCTTGATCTATGGGGTAGAGTAAGAGACCAAGCAAATGCGAGTGAGGCTTTATATAATGCTACTAAATTTGATTATGAAAGCGCTAGAATCAGCCTAGCAAGTAGTGTGGCTAATGCCTATTTTTTGCTAATTTCATTAAGAGAACAAGAGCAAATTTTAAAAGATACCCTAATCTCATATATCCAAAGTGTAGAGTATAGGGCTATGCAATTAGCTAGTGGTGAAATAGATGAGCTAGTATATGCCCAAACAGTAGCAACCGCAGATGAAGCTAGGGCCCAGCTAGCCGGATTACAAACTCAAATTTCACAAGCCAATTCAGCTTTAGCGATATTAGTCGGTGGAAGCTTGAATGAGATATTGTATGACAATATGAATGTGGCAATCTCTTTACCGATGCTTCCAGATGTCCCAAGTGGAGTTAGCTCAGATATCTTGCTAAAAAGAGCCGATGTAGCAAGCGCACTTGAGAGATTAAAATCTAGCAATTTTTTGGTCGGCGTAGCTAGAACGCAGTGGCTACCACAAATTTCAATTACTGGAATGTTTGGCTACTCTAGTAATGAATTAGATACACTAATCAGCTCCAATCAATCTGTATGGAGTGTAGGTGGAAGCTTGCTTGCTCCTTTAATAGATTTTGGTCGCACATACAATAGAGTGGAATTAGCAAATTTAGATCAAAACGCATCTTTTTTGGCTTATGATAAAGCGGTTAAAAATGCTTTTAGCGAGATTAGAACGGCTCTAGATAGTAGAAAAAACTCAATGATAAAAGCCCAAAGCACAGCAAATTTAGTCGCTAGCCAACAAAAGGTCTATGATATAGCTCAAAGTCGCTATGAGGCTGGATATAGCACTCATTTGGAGTTATTAGACTCACAAAGAAATCTATTATCAGCTAAGCTTAGTCTCTCTGGCGCAAATTTAGAAGCGGCAAATAGCATTGTCTCTGTATTTAAAGCATTTGGTGGCGGATTTGAGTATGAGAGCGATGAAGAGACAAGGCAAAAATTAACCCAAGATGGCTTAAATTAG
- a CDS encoding hemolysin family protein: protein MIILAAIFILLNGFFVLSEFCIVKVRRSRLEELVKEKRPNAKLALRMSNSLDTYLSATQLGITLSSLALGWIGEPAVADIIREPLKIIFDIDNTTTLHTVSFVIAFSFITLLHVVLGELVPKSVAIAKAEQAVLLVARPLYFFWLIFFPVIRTFDFVAAMFLKLIGIRPARESELAHSEEEIKIIVGESLKGGVLDSMESEIIKNAIDFSDTVAKEIMTPRKDVVCLNKKLSFEENMNIIIKSKYTRFPYIDGSKDSVLGMIHIRDILQNDLEGKIENLDKIVRKFIIVPENSSISKILVMMNKDRISAALVVDEYGGTAGLLTMEDIIEEIVGDINDEHDDKDQNYKKIADDTYEFNGRFEIESVEEIMGIRFDEETEQLTIGGYVFNLFERLPVVGDTIEDANCLYEVISMDGTSIGSIKVTLLNSKNDDEEELD from the coding sequence ATGATAATTTTGGCGGCCATTTTTATACTTTTAAATGGCTTTTTTGTTTTATCTGAATTTTGTATTGTTAAGGTTAGAAGATCACGCTTAGAGGAGCTTGTCAAAGAAAAACGCCCCAACGCCAAACTCGCTCTAAGGATGTCAAATTCCCTAGATACCTATCTTAGTGCCACGCAGCTTGGCATTACACTTAGCTCTCTTGCGCTTGGTTGGATCGGCGAGCCAGCTGTGGCTGATATCATCAGAGAGCCATTAAAAATTATATTTGATATTGATAATACCACTACTTTACACACGGTATCTTTTGTTATTGCTTTTAGTTTCATCACTCTTTTACATGTTGTCTTAGGTGAACTAGTGCCAAAATCAGTAGCAATCGCCAAAGCCGAACAAGCCGTGCTTTTGGTCGCTAGACCATTATACTTTTTTTGGCTTATATTTTTTCCTGTTATACGCACATTTGATTTTGTAGCGGCTATGTTTTTAAAGCTTATTGGTATTAGACCTGCTAGAGAGAGCGAGTTAGCACACTCAGAAGAAGAGATTAAAATCATAGTCGGCGAGAGCTTAAAAGGCGGCGTATTAGACAGCATGGAGAGCGAAATCATCAAAAATGCTATAGATTTCAGTGATACAGTGGCCAAAGAGATCATGACACCACGCAAAGATGTAGTTTGTCTAAATAAAAAATTAAGCTTTGAAGAAAATATGAATATCATAATAAAAAGCAAATATACTAGATTTCCATACATTGATGGTAGCAAAGATAGTGTTTTGGGGATGATTCATATAAGAGATATTTTACAAAATGATCTAGAGGGGAAAATAGAAAATTTAGATAAAATTGTGAGAAAATTCATCATAGTACCAGAAAATAGCTCTATTTCTAAAATCCTTGTAATGATGAATAAAGATAGAATTTCAGCAGCGCTCGTAGTCGATGAATATGGCGGCACAGCGGGACTTCTAACGATGGAAGATATCATAGAAGAGATCGTAGGCGATATCAACGACGAACACGATGATAAAGACCAAAACTATAAAAAAATCGCCGATGATACATATGAATTTAATGGTAGATTTGAGATTGAATCTGTTGAAGAAATTATGGGAATTCGCTTTGATGAAGAGACCGAACAGCTTACGATTGGCGGATATGTTTTTAATCTATTTGAAAGATTGCCAGTTGTCGGAGATACCATAGAAGATGCAAATTGCCTATATGAAGTTATCAGTATGGATGGCACCAGCATCGGCTCAATCAAGGTAACTCTGTTAAATTCCAAAAATGATGATGAAGAGGAATTAGACTAA
- a CDS encoding tautomerase family protein: MPYINIKVTKENGEPTTEQKAKLIEGVTELVSQILGRNRSSTIVVIDEIDMENYGLGAKSIKSIRESK, from the coding sequence ATGCCTTATATAAATATCAAAGTAACAAAAGAAAATGGAGAGCCTACAACGGAGCAAAAAGCGAAGTTGATAGAGGGCGTAACGGAGCTAGTAAGTCAAATTTTAGGTAGAAACAGATCTAGTACCATAGTGGTAATTGATGAGATAGATATGGAAAATTACGGCTTAGGTGCTAAAAGTATAAAATCTATAAGGGAGAGTAAATGA
- the pseC gene encoding UDP-4-amino-4,6-dideoxy-N-acetyl-beta-L-altrosamine transaminase, with protein MMVYSRQKIEDDDIKAVVEALKSDMLTCGNRVVDFESALCELTGAKFAVVMNSATSALHAGYIALGVGSGDEVITTPITFAATANAAIMCGARIKFADILPNGNIDPKAIKSLINTKTKVITAVDFGGYPADMDEIKNLTQNSQIKIIDDASHALGSSRDGVMVGSLADVSIFSFHAIKPITTFEGGALLTNDENIAKSARLTRSHGMIKKEAWNMNMVTLGYNYRLSDVACALGLSQIKKLDKFINRRYEIAKIYDDAFKNSKYLKTIDIPDNIRSARHLYPVLLNSNLWCVKEDIYNELHAMGIGVQVHYKPTYQFSFYKNLYGEMRLDGAEDFYRAELSLPCHQMMSDDDARVVISSLNQMLEKYSFGCGI; from the coding sequence ATGATGGTTTATAGCAGACAAAAAATAGAAGATGATGATATAAAAGCCGTGGTAGAAGCGCTAAAAAGCGATATGCTAACTTGTGGAAATCGTGTGGTTGATTTTGAGAGTGCTTTGTGTGAGCTTACTGGGGCGAAATTTGCTGTGGTGATGAACTCGGCCACTTCAGCACTTCACGCTGGATATATCGCACTTGGCGTGGGGTCTGGTGATGAAGTTATCACCACCCCTATAACTTTCGCAGCCACCGCAAATGCGGCTATAATGTGTGGCGCTAGGATTAAATTTGCTGATATTTTACCAAATGGAAATATAGATCCAAAAGCTATAAAATCTTTGATAAATACAAAAACCAAGGTTATAACCGCTGTGGATTTTGGCGGGTATCCAGCAGATATGGATGAGATCAAAAATTTAACGCAAAATAGCCAAATTAAAATAATCGATGATGCTAGTCACGCCCTAGGTAGTAGCCGTGATGGCGTGATGGTGGGGAGCTTGGCTGATGTGAGTATATTTAGCTTTCATGCGATTAAGCCTATTACGACTTTTGAGGGTGGGGCTTTGCTAACTAATGATGAAAATATCGCTAAATCCGCTAGACTCACACGCTCACATGGTATGATAAAAAAAGAGGCTTGGAATATGAATATGGTAACTCTAGGCTATAATTACCGCTTAAGCGATGTGGCGTGTGCTTTGGGGCTAAGTCAGATCAAAAAGCTTGATAAGTTTATTAATAGGCGTTATGAGATTGCTAAGATATATGATGATGCCTTTAAAAACTCAAAATATCTAAAAACGATAGATATCCCAGATAATATAAGAAGTGCTAGGCATCTATATCCGGTGCTTTTAAACTCAAATTTATGGTGCGTAAAAGAGGATATCTATAACGAACTTCACGCTATGGGCATTGGGGTACAAGTGCATTATAAGCCAACTTATCAATTTAGCTTTTATAAAAATTTATATGGCGAAATGAGACTAGATGGTGCCGAGGATTTTTATAGAGCTGAGCTTAGTCTGCCGTGCCATCAGATGATGAGTGATGATGATGCAAGAGTGGTTATATCAAGCTTAAATCAAATGTTAGAAAAATATAGTTTTGGGTGCGGGATTTGA
- the dcd gene encoding dCTP deaminase, protein MGLKSDKWIRQMSLEHKMITPFCEENIGRGVVSYGLSSYGYDIRVGNEFKIFTNVGGTVVDPKNFDEKNVVDFIGDICIVPPNSFALARTVEYFIMPRDTLAICLGKSTYARCGIIVNVTPFEPGFEGHITIEISNTTPLPAKIYANEGIAQVLFLQGDEICETSYADKNGKYQSQTGITLPRILQ, encoded by the coding sequence ATGGGTTTAAAAAGCGATAAATGGATACGCCAAATGAGCTTAGAACACAAGATGATAACTCCATTTTGTGAAGAGAATATCGGTCGTGGCGTTGTCAGCTATGGGCTTTCTAGTTATGGATATGATATTAGGGTTGGAAATGAATTTAAGATCTTTACAAATGTCGGCGGGACGGTGGTGGATCCAAAAAATTTTGATGAGAAAAATGTAGTGGATTTCATCGGTGATATCTGTATTGTGCCACCAAATTCATTTGCCTTAGCTAGGACGGTGGAGTATTTTATAATGCCTAGAGATACCCTAGCTATATGCCTTGGCAAAAGCACATACGCAAGGTGCGGGATAATAGTCAATGTAACGCCATTTGAGCCTGGATTTGAAGGACATATCACAATTGAAATTTCAAATACTACCCCACTTCCGGCTAAAATTTACGCAAATGAGGGAATAGCTCAGGTGCTATTTTTACAAGGGGATGAGATCTGTGAAACTAGTTACGCTGACAAAAATGGCAAATATCAATCCCAAACTGGCATAACCCTACCAAGAATACTACAATAA